The Fulvia fulva chromosome 1, complete sequence region TGCACGGCATTTTTCACCCGCGACAGATGCAGCGGTTGCATCAACTACTGGAGGAATTGTCTGGGAAGCATTTCACCTCAACGTCATGCCTCCTGGCCCCTTCTCGATGGGAACGACGTAAAGTCCAAGGTCGTGGAGCGCTCCGTCCATGATCTTCTCCAGAACCAGTGCAACGCCGAGACCTCCGAGGCCATGGAGGTCATGTTGCAGAACTATCTGGACGATCTCGTCGACAATGTCACCCAGAATCTCCCAGCAACATCCCCGTGCTCGCAGACCGTTCTTTACGACATCACTGATGACGACAAAGACATTGGCAGATCGTTGAGCAAATTGTGGCACTGGACCGAGAAAAGCAAACCAACGGAGCATCATGAGTCTGAAGCTCTCTTTCGTGGCAACAGCGTCAGCGCCATCACGGTCCTAACCAAGAAGGATCCCATGCTCCTGAATACCACATTGGCCATCAACCCCCGGCATCGCGTGGAGAAATTGGCCGACTTCGACGACGAGGCGTGTGTCGTGAACATGCTTGCCGCCATTGTTCGACCAGACAATCAATCGAATGGCTCGACATTGAAGGTCACTTTGACGTCTAAAGGCATCAGATACCATGCCGAGACTTGGAGCTGCTCCGCAGATGCGACCATGGAGAAGACTTTGTTTACAATTGAGCGCGATGAGCTCCAGCCACAGAAACCCGACCCATATGTTCAGACTATACCGCAGCAAGCCACCATTGGTCAAACGTTCAGCGTCGACACAAGCGTGTATCCATTCACTTACAAGGGCCCGTTGACAGTTACGGCCACAGATCCTCCAGGTTATTCAGGCGCGATCACGATCTTCAAGTCCGCTACTCCTTTGTTACCTGTTGCGGTACAGGCTTCGACCAACTATCAGCAAAAACCGCCGGTGGTAGTGGTTACCAAATCAGCGCACGGAAATTCTGGAAGCTACACCGTTCCTTTGACTTCGGCAGCCTCTCTCGTGACTGGCCAGCTCACGCAGGGCCCGAAGTGGAAAGTAGCGACCTCAACTTTCATGGAGTTGGAGGCGCTACACATGCTGAAAAAGAAGGAATGCCAACTTGATGTTATTCTGCACCCATCGAAAGGCCAGAAATGTGAAACGACCTTATGGTACGACGGTCAGACATTCAAGAAGGGCACTTTGACAGCCATAGCAACAAAGCCGCCTGAGTGGTCTGCCAAGATCAAACCCAAGCACGAGCCCACCGTAACGTGGCGAGCTCAGATACTCACGGACCGCGAACCTCCCATAATGCTCGCCACTCAGGGCATAAAGGGCGCCTCCATCACTATGGTCCTTCCAGTACCAGCGCTCACAAATGTGGCTCATGCACTTGCTACGCCCTCGAGCCAGACAGAACGACGTAATCGCCTCTACGCTGGCTTGCCCAGCCCAGCTTCAAGTGGTGAGGCCTTCACAACCACGGTCAATCTCGATGGTCGGGAGGTCGAAGCATCTGGTACAATCACGGCAACAAGCCCAACAGGTTTCGTGATGACTATCTACAACAAAACCGCGACTGCCACTCTGTACGGCGAACTGGACGAGGACGAAGATCCGACCAtgatgagggccagcctgTTCTCCGACGGTATGGTGGCTACGATCAATGAACCATGGTTTCCCGCCGGCTTCACAGGCATCATCAATCCGAACATCCTCGATGTTCCAGATGCCAGACGTACAGACGCACACCTGCAAGCTCGTCAGACCTTCACGCCTGCAACAAGCTCGCTAAAGACCACGAACGATCTACCCGCCGGATCGACGATAACCATCATATCCAGCCCAACTCAAGAGTTGTCGGTCATATCCAGCCCAAGTCAGGAGGTGTCGGTAGCCAAGACCATCACTCTTGCTACCACAGGTGTACCCACCGCCATCGTCCAGCAGACTGTCACGATCACGAATACAGTCATGTCGCTCGGTGACAAGATCATCCCAATCACAGGATCATCTAAACAGATTGTCCACAACACCATCATGACCATGGTATATCCTCCTCGGGCGAATCTTGACACCACCGCTTGCAACCGTGACCGCCTGCTTGCTTTGAACAACGCCCTCAACGACAACGCGACCAGCCCTGGGTTCACGAATCTGACAATGTACCGCGCGTTACACCCGGAATACAATTGGAATGCTGTCAAGCATTATGCGGATCTGCTCAAGCCGGACCTGGCAGATAGTCACGCTTCTCAGCTCGCCATCCTATGCATGCGTAATGGAGATCAGAAGCTCACCTCTCCGCAGTGTCCTTGCAGCACTGTTCCAACTGGAGCACCGGGACAGCCTGCACTGATTACACAGTACATCTCTGACGGCTATACATTCGTCCCAACTGCAGGCGCGGGAAGCGTGATTACAGCGGATATCAATGGCCAACACTTGGTTTTCACCATACCCACGCCAGCAATGCCCTTCACGCCAGCAGTGCCCTTCACGCCGGCAGTAACCTTCACGCCTTCCGGGCCTCGAGCAGCCAGCACGTTTGTGCTTGTAGGCACCACTGCACTGCCGTACAATGCCTCGACGACTTACCCATCAGGAGCTATAACTGAGGTGATATTCACACCAGCGACATCCGCCCCAGCTGTAGTCACCACAGAGAGTGCTTACTTGACCCACTTCTCGACAAGTTCTCTGGCTGCTCCCATACCCACTGCAGAGCCCAAATGCAAGAGATCTGATCACAAGTGCCGATTGGATATGTGCCTGTGGAAACACCAGAAGCCGATGAACATTTCCACTGTGATGCCCGCCCTGATGGACGACCCATACGACGGACACATGATGTACGACTACTTCACGCAGCGGACTTCCCTCACTGGGCGACCGCACTGGGGAACGACCGATCAAAGTGGTCTTTACTATCCGATGCACATGGCAACACATTCTGAAAGTGGTCTCTATGCTATTCGAGAAACGCCAGTTCCCATCAAGAGGAAGAAGAGCCTTATCCATCCGGAACCGGTCGTTCATCCTGCCCCCAGCTGCTGGAACGCAAATTCATGCCATGCCCTGTGCGCGCAAGAAGCTGATCGCAAACACGAGAAACACAAGATGATAGGCGCTATCGCTGGTCCCATTGGCGGTGTCGTGCTCCTTGGTGCGGCATTGGGTATGCTGATGAACATGCTCAAAAGACGCCGCGGTGGAGACTCTTCGCCCAAGACAACATCTGCTATGCAAGCCGTGGACCCTGTAACAGGACAGCCAGTTGTACCAGTGGCGGTCGTTGACAGCCTTGGCAGGACTACCGCCGTCGATCCTGCCAATGACGCCCCCGGCACAAAGCCTGCTCTTCGCGGAGTCGGCACTCTGAACCGTCAGGCCGAGGAGGGTCGCGGTCGTGTTCACTTTGGCGAGGATCAAACTGGCAGCGGAGCAGAGGGTGCTGGCTCTGCCCTTGCTGGTACAGGTAATGCCATGGGTAATGGTGCAAACAACGCCGCAGGCCTGGGTTCTGGAGCGGGTACCGGGACTGGTGCGGCTACTGGAGCAACGTCTGCCGCCGATGCAGCACCTGCAGGCGCGGCTGAGATTGTGACTCAACCTGCGACAGCTACATCTGAGATGGTTGGGCAAGGCGGACAAACGATGACTGACGCATCTGGCAAGGTGGCACCGGGAAAGGCGGTCGAACAAGTCGAGGCTGTTCCAGCACATGATGGTGCTGACAGCCGTCGCACTGGACACGAGACTTTCGACATGGGCAGCTTACGCGGACGACGCACGATGCGGCCCAATGGCAATCCCTTCGACTGAGCTCGCCAGTGCTCTATTCTGTCCGCGGACAACCAGTCATGCTTTTGAAGTCATTGAGAGGACCGTCTCTTGTCAACCCCGCATACTGCTATACACAACATGATGGAGGAGCATACCAGTGCGAGCATACCCTATTGGCAGTCATGCCCTTCCGTTCTTTTGGATCAAAGCATTGTTTGCAATCAAGGCAGTGAGCTGTGTCGATAGGTCGCTAGGCTTAGTTATCAGCTATAACGATACGGAGAGTACTTCTTCTCTCACAGATACCACTTGGCCAGCCATTAAGAAATCAAATTGCATACTGCGCTCACCTTCATCAGGTACATATAACATGCTACTACTCGACTCAGGGGTCTTGCGCACTGTTCGCTGCTGTACGCGAGTAGGCAAGTATCAGCACAATCTTACCCGACGACCCCAGACAATTCCCCATCGTGACCCCCAGATCTTGACCCCAGACGGCAGGATCGCACTTCTATTGGTGGAAGAAGACGTCCACGGTTTCTCGGCATAGTGTCCTGCATGGAGCAATATATAAGCTGCAGAGACAAGCGTTTGGCGTGGCGAAGACAGGCACCGGGCCGCGTTGTTGCCATGCTTGTGCAGATGTGGCGTGTGCTTCGCTGTAAAGTTGACCCATGAGGGATGGAGAGGATCCAAAGGGTGTGCTAGATGGGGTATGTATATGAGAACGGTCTGGGTCTCTTGCCGTGGACTCGGAGCTATCTGTCTCTTGTTTTGTGCTTTTTCCCCTCGTCGCTGAGAAGGTCTTGGTCGCGTATACTACTGAGGAGTCGAGTCGAAGATGGCACGCTTCAATACGAGTCGTACCAGGGTGTACAACTGGTAATGTGCATGGCTGCTTAGCATTGCTTGCTATCGTTCTAACAATCTATCTTCAGGTACATTTCTATCGTGGCAGCCTCCTGCATGGTGCTCTATGGCTACGATGCTTCCGTCTACAATGCTGTCCAAGGCAGTTCTAATTGGGTAGCGTACTTCAACGATCCCGATGCCAACATCATCGGCGCGGTCAACACTTCATACACCGTGGGTGCAATTGTCGCTGGCTTCTTCATGGGCGGACCGATCGCGGACTACTTTGGCAGAAGGGTTGGCATGGCGTCTGGATCTGTGTGCGTCATCGTGGCCACCTTTATGCAAACGTTCTCTCCGCGTGGCCAGATTGGATGCTTCATTGCTGGTCGTGTGGTTGTTGGTATTGGACAGGGCTTAGCACTCAGTAAGTGAAGAGGGGTATCGATGTCGTTACAGCTGTATGCTGACATGGTCCCAGCTGCTGGCAGCATCTACATTGGGGAGTGTGCGCCACCGGAGATCAGAGGTCAGATCATGACCTTCTGGCAGTGCTTTTACTCGGTTGGCTCCTTTATAGGTATGTGCTGGACATTTCTAGCATCGTCACTCGAGATCTGCATACGCATTGCTCCACAATGAGCACCGTTGATTGAGGCATTGCACCGAGCTTCAGAACATAGCTAACTTTTGTCTTGCAGCATACTGGATCAACTTCGCTTGCGCCAAGCACGTAGAAGGACTCGGCGAATGGGACTGGAAGATCGTCATCATATTCCAACTTCTGATGCCAATCCTAATCCTCGCCCAAGTCTTCTTCATACCAGAATCTCCTCGCTGGAGCGTAAAACACGAAAAGATCGACCAGGCGCGACATTCGCTTCGCCAGATCCGCGCGACCGAACAAGAGGTGGAAGATGAAGTCCTCATGATCAGAGAAGCAGTCGAATTCGAAAAGGAGGCCATTTCATTCTCGTACACAGCACTCTGGAAAGATCGCTCGGTCCGTAAGCGTCTGATGCTTGCTTTCGTTCTCAATGCTGGCCAGCAGATTACTGGGCAAGGCTCTCTCAACACATACAGCACCATCGTGTACAAGAAAGTGTTCCAGAGCGATTCGACGATTGCTCTCATCAACGCCCTGAACGCGACTTGTGGGATCCTGTTCACCCTCAACGCCGCATGGACGGCTGATCGATTCGGTCGCAAGGTATGGTCACCCCCCTCACTTCAGGACGACTGCAGCGCCAATTTGAAGCACGATAGCATACTGACGATCCTCCAGTTCCTCTTCATCGTCGGCGCAATCGGCATGGGCGTCTGCATGATCATAGTCGCATCAGTCGAAACTCAAACTCCAAATCTACCAGATGGCAGCAAGTCACACTCCGTCGCCATCTCGATCGTGTTCCTGCTCTTTTTgttcatcttcttctacaAGCCGACCTGGGGAGCTACAGTCTGGATCTGGACCTCCGAGGTGTTCAGCATGAACGTTCGCGCACAGGCTGTGGGTATGGCGAGTCAGACTCAGAACATTGCGCAGGCGATTGTTGGACAGTTCTTCCCGATCTTCCTCAAGGTGAGTATCGTGTAGAGTCCCGCGAAGGACGTGAATGGGCGCTAATGATGTGCCAGAACTGCGGTTTCTATGCTTTCTACATGTTCGCGGGCATCAACGTCTTGCTTGCAGTCTTTGTGTGGTGTAAGAAGAGCTCATATCACCCTTGCGGAGCTTCAGCTTGCTAACGATTTCATAGTCTTCGTCCCTGAGACTCGCAACGTTCTTCTGGAAGAGATGGACACCAAGTTTGGTGGCTCAAATCACGTTGAGAAAGGTGGACAGATCATGGGTCTTGAGGATTCGCACCATGTCGACATTGATGCCGACACCAAGATGGCACACGCCGAGCATGTGCAGGATGTGAAGTCGTCCTCGTAGCGTAGATGTGGCGACGCTTCCAGTGAAGCAGAACAAGGATGGAGCTGCGCTAAGAGCAAAGATATAGGTACACTTCTATCGAGCCCTGAACGCCAACGCTAATTTCAAGTTCCCGAAGTGTTCCATGATGCAGCATGCCTCAAAGGCGGCAGAGAGGAGTATATCTCCGTCCGTATTCTATCATCTGAGTGGTCCGAAGGGTGAAGATGATCGTGTCTTTGGCAATTCGTCCTGTGACATCTTGATACGCTCATTCTGGGAGTTCTTCCAGTACTTCAAGCGATCAGCGCGACGGATGCCAGCGACAGTTTCGCCCAGCGACTTGTCACCTGCATCAGCAATGTTCGTGCCAGAAGGAGATTCAACCTCTCGCCAGCTGCCTCTCGCGCTACGATCCTTCTGACCCTTGTTGAGGCCACCCTCGCCCCACATCGAGAGCCTTTGAACTTTGCGCAGTCTCCTGAAGCCAATGATACATGCTATTCCCGTGAGTACGCCACACAGGCCTGAAATGCCAAAGAAGCCGTAACTGGACTCTTCGATGAAGTTTTCGAGGTTCATACCGTACAAGGCGGCGATGAACATGCCTGCTGTGAGGCCGAGAGTGCCGATACTAAACTTCAGGTCGAGTAGCATCAGACTATTGCGGTTGGCGTCGAGGATGGCGCGTACGATCTCTTCCGTATTGCGGATGGCCGAGACGAGGTTTGAGGAGATTTGCACTATTTCATCTGCCACCTTGTGGTATGACTCCAGCAGCAGCTCGACTTCTTCGTGGTTGTCCTCTTCTCGTTCGATGCCCTGCGCTTTCTCCGTGAGGTACATGGCGTCCAGGTCGTCATCGGCTTCGAGCAGGTCGTCGATGGCGTCGCGGATAAGACGTGCCTTCTGCTCGA contains the following coding sequences:
- a CDS encoding Quinate permease produces the protein MARFNTSRTRVYNWYISIVAASCMVLYGYDASVYNAVQGSSNWVAYFNDPDANIIGAVNTSYTVGAIVAGFFMGGPIADYFGRRVGMASGSVCVIVATFMQTFSPRGQIGCFIAGRVVVGIGQGLALTAGSIYIGECAPPEIRGQIMTFWQCFYSVGSFIAYWINFACAKHVEGLGEWDWKIVIIFQLLMPILILAQVFFIPESPRWSVKHEKIDQARHSLRQIRATEQEVEDEVLMIREAVEFEKEAISFSYTALWKDRSVRKRLMLAFVLNAGQQITGQGSLNTYSTIVYKKVFQSDSTIALINALNATCGILFTLNAAWTADRFGRKFLFIVGAIGMGVCMIIVASVETQTPNLPDGSKSHSVAISIVFLLFLFIFFYKPTWGATVWIWTSEVFSMNVRAQAVGMASQTQNIAQAIVGQFFPIFLKNCGFYAFYMFAGINVLLAVFVWFFVPETRNVLLEEMDTKFGGSNHVEKGGQIMGLEDSHHVDIDADTKMAHAEHVQDVKSSS